A portion of the Streptomyces sp. NBC_00376 genome contains these proteins:
- a CDS encoding metallophosphoesterase, producing MTQGAGQEPVVRTATLRDFRVPPYAQSPVPPASPHPGNAVPGDMPPDGYTPTARDLPVINRGDTLQVPTVPDPRPVPEQGRGPLYVVGDVHGYLDELHAALAEQGLIDADGKWSAGNARLWFLGDFTDRGPDGIGVIDLVMRLSAEAAAAGGYCKALMGNHELLLLGAKRFSDTPVNSGAGTATFQAAWLLNGGQKNDMERLQDVHLQWMSRLDAIVEEDGHLLMHSDTTAYLEYGTTIEDVNDTVHAILTRNDADECWDLFRKLTKRFAFRDESGPQAVRELMSAYGGQRIVHGHSPIPYLLGEVGSEDGEDGSGPVVNGPHVYADGLAIAMDGGVTMAGKLLVVQLPLHD from the coding sequence ATGACACAGGGGGCCGGTCAGGAACCCGTGGTGCGGACGGCGACGTTGCGCGACTTCCGCGTACCGCCCTATGCCCAGAGCCCGGTGCCGCCTGCATCACCGCACCCGGGCAACGCCGTCCCCGGTGACATGCCGCCGGACGGTTACACCCCCACCGCGCGCGATCTTCCCGTGATCAACCGCGGTGACACCCTGCAGGTACCGACCGTCCCCGACCCGCGCCCCGTTCCGGAGCAGGGTCGCGGACCGCTGTACGTCGTCGGCGACGTCCACGGCTATCTGGACGAGCTCCACGCCGCCCTCGCCGAGCAGGGCCTCATCGACGCCGACGGCAAATGGTCGGCGGGCAACGCCCGGCTCTGGTTCCTCGGCGACTTCACCGACCGGGGCCCGGACGGCATCGGGGTCATCGACCTCGTGATGCGCCTGTCCGCCGAGGCCGCGGCCGCCGGCGGCTACTGCAAGGCCCTGATGGGCAATCACGAGCTGCTGCTCCTGGGCGCCAAGCGGTTCAGCGACACCCCGGTCAACTCCGGCGCGGGCACCGCCACCTTCCAGGCGGCCTGGCTGCTCAACGGCGGCCAGAAGAACGACATGGAGCGCCTCCAGGACGTCCACCTCCAGTGGATGTCCCGGCTCGACGCGATCGTCGAGGAGGACGGGCATCTGCTGATGCACTCCGACACGACGGCGTACCTCGAATACGGCACCACCATCGAGGACGTCAACGACACCGTGCACGCCATTCTCACGCGTAACGACGCCGACGAGTGCTGGGACCTCTTCCGCAAGCTCACCAAGCGGTTCGCCTTCCGCGACGAGTCGGGTCCGCAGGCCGTCCGGGAACTGATGTCGGCCTACGGCGGACAGCGCATCGTCCATGGTCACAGCCCCATTCCGTACCTCCTCGGCGAGGTCGGCTCGGAGGACGGCGAGGACGGCTCCGGCCCCGTGGTCAACGGTCCGCACGTGTACGCGGACGGGCTCGCCATCGCCATGGACGGCGGAGTGACCATGGCCGGAAAGCTACTGGTCGTCCAGCTGCCTCTGCATGACTGA